Part of the Paenibacillus sp. YPG26 genome, ATGACGATTTGACCCGGACGGTGAATTATGCGGAAGTCCATGAACTCGTCAAAAAAATCGTAGAAAGTAGAAGCTTCCAATTGATCGAAGCTCTTGCTGAGTGTATTGCATCCGAGATACTCGGCACTTATACTGTTATAGATGAATTGATCGTTAAGGTTACCAAGCCTCATCCGCCTTTTGATATTCATTTCGGGGGCGTTACCGTGGAACTGTTAAGATCAAGAAAGTGAGAATCTGTTA contains:
- the folB gene encoding dihydroneopterin aldolase, whose protein sequence is MDKMILTRMEYYGYHGVFEEERKLGQRFYIDLELRLDLHQAGIHDDLTRTVNYAEVHELVKKIVESRSFQLIEALAECIASEILGTYTVIDELIVKVTKPHPPFDIHFGGVTVELLRSRK